A single genomic interval of Streptomyces graminofaciens harbors:
- a CDS encoding M16 family metallopeptidase, with protein sequence MTSRSSKATARTSSEARAVARTQTLIKGTGGIGTVRKTTLPGGLRIVTETLPSVRSATFGIWAHVGSRDETPSLNGATHYLEHLLFKGTGSRSALDISSAIDAVGGEMNAFTAKEYTCYYARVLDSDLPLAIDVVCDMLTGSLIREEDVDVERGAILEEIAMTEDDPGDCVHDLFAHTMFGDTPLGRPVLGTVDTVNALTADRIRRFYKKHYDPTHLVVAAAGNVDHNKVVRQVRAAFEKAGALTRADATPIDPRDGRRSLRTAGRVELIGRKTEQAHVVLGMPGLARTDERRWALGVLNTALGGGMSSRLFQEVREKRGLAYSVYSYTSGFADCGLFGVYAGCRPSQVHDVLKICRDELDRVAENGLPDDEIERAIGQLRGSTVLGLEDTGAIMNRIGKSELCWGEQMSVDEMLTRIAMVTPDEIRAVAGEILGQRPSLSVIGPLKDKQASRLHEAVA encoded by the coding sequence GTGACGTCGCGTAGCTCCAAGGCGACGGCCCGCACCTCCTCGGAGGCGCGGGCCGTCGCCCGTACCCAAACCCTGATCAAGGGCACAGGCGGCATCGGTACGGTCCGCAAGACCACCCTCCCGGGCGGTCTGCGCATCGTCACCGAGACGCTCCCCTCCGTGCGCTCCGCCACCTTCGGTATCTGGGCCCACGTCGGCTCCCGTGACGAGACGCCGTCCCTGAACGGCGCCACCCACTATCTGGAGCACCTCCTCTTCAAGGGGACCGGTAGCAGGTCCGCCCTGGACATCTCCTCCGCGATCGACGCGGTCGGCGGCGAGATGAACGCGTTCACGGCGAAGGAGTACACCTGCTACTACGCACGTGTGCTCGACAGCGACCTCCCCCTGGCCATCGACGTCGTCTGCGACATGCTCACCGGCTCGCTCATCCGCGAAGAGGACGTCGACGTCGAGCGCGGCGCCATCCTCGAAGAGATCGCGATGACGGAGGACGACCCGGGCGACTGCGTGCACGACCTGTTCGCGCACACCATGTTCGGCGACACCCCCCTCGGCCGCCCGGTCCTCGGCACGGTCGACACGGTCAACGCCCTCACGGCCGACCGCATCCGCCGCTTCTACAAGAAGCACTACGACCCCACGCACCTGGTGGTCGCCGCCGCGGGCAACGTCGACCACAACAAGGTCGTACGCCAGGTCCGGGCCGCCTTCGAGAAGGCGGGCGCCCTCACCCGCGCCGACGCCACCCCCATCGACCCGCGCGACGGCCGCCGCAGCCTCCGTACGGCCGGCCGTGTCGAGCTGATCGGCCGCAAGACCGAACAGGCGCACGTCGTCCTGGGCATGCCCGGCCTCGCCCGCACGGACGAGCGCCGCTGGGCCCTCGGCGTGCTCAACACCGCGCTCGGCGGCGGCATGTCCTCCCGCCTCTTCCAGGAGGTCCGGGAGAAGCGCGGCCTGGCGTACAGCGTGTACTCGTACACGTCCGGCTTCGCCGACTGCGGCCTCTTCGGCGTCTACGCCGGCTGCCGCCCGTCCCAGGTCCACGACGTGCTGAAGATCTGCCGCGACGAACTCGACCGGGTCGCCGAGAACGGGCTGCCGGACGACGAGATCGAGCGTGCCATCGGCCAGCTCCGCGGCTCCACGGTCCTCGGTCTGGAGGACACCGGCGCGATCATGAACCGCATCGGCAAGAGCGAGCTGTGCTGGGGCGAGCAGATGTCCGTCGACGAGATGCTGACCCGCATAGCCATGGTGACCCCGGACGAGATCCGCGCCGTGGCCGGCGAGATCCTGGGACAGCGCCCCTCCCTGTCGGTGATCGGCCCGCTCAAGGACAAACAGGCGTCCCGTCTGCACGAAGCCGTCGCCTAA